In Longimicrobiales bacterium, a genomic segment contains:
- a CDS encoding ABC transporter permease: MDVFLDSLREAARLLLSGDAYVWKILLLSLRVSGAGVLLGLLIGLPVGIAVGLLRFPGRGLAIAIIHTGFALPPVVVGLFVYMVFSRSGPAGHLELLFTPAAMIIAQAMLAAPYVAGISMAAVQAVPRDVRLQARGLGASRTRALLTHLAEARLGLFAAVVAGFGAVISEVGAVMMVGGNIAGETRVMTTAIVLETRRGNFATALAFGLVLLFLAFVVNALLTRAQQARVRAGVHRPVA, from the coding sequence ATGGACGTCTTCCTGGACAGCCTGCGAGAGGCCGCTCGGCTGCTGCTGAGCGGCGACGCGTACGTCTGGAAGATCCTGCTCCTCTCGCTGCGTGTTTCCGGCGCGGGCGTGCTGCTCGGCCTGCTGATCGGGCTGCCCGTCGGGATCGCAGTGGGGCTGCTCCGGTTCCCGGGACGCGGCCTCGCGATCGCCATCATCCACACCGGATTCGCGCTGCCCCCCGTAGTCGTCGGCCTGTTCGTGTACATGGTGTTCTCGCGCTCCGGTCCGGCCGGTCACCTCGAGCTGCTCTTCACGCCTGCGGCCATGATCATCGCGCAGGCCATGCTCGCCGCGCCGTACGTCGCCGGGATCAGCATGGCGGCGGTACAGGCCGTGCCGCGCGACGTGCGCCTGCAGGCTCGCGGCCTGGGTGCGAGCCGGACGCGCGCGCTGCTCACGCACCTGGCCGAGGCCCGGCTGGGGCTGTTCGCTGCCGTAGTCGCCGGGTTCGGCGCCGTGATCTCCGAGGTGGGCGCGGTCATGATGGTCGGCGGCAACATCGCGGGCGAGACGCGCGTGATGACCACCGCCATCGTCCTCGAGACGCGACGCGGCAACTTCGCGACCGCGCTCGCATTCGGGCTGGTGCTCCTCTTCCTCGCCTTTGTCGTGAACGCGCTGCTGACGCGTGCGCAGCAGGCACGCGTGCGTGCAGGCGTGCACCGTCCCGTTGCATGA
- a CDS encoding substrate-binding domain-containing protein, whose product MPGRALKSRGQALLCACLIALAVACESREREVILACTTSVEDSGLLDALLPAFSTQHPGYTVKVIAVGSGEALALAERGDADVVIAHSPRAEEQFMAEGHGRERTAIMANDFVLVGPAADPARVRGQPVTDALRSIAHAAAPFVSRADDSGTHARERSLWREAGVEPAGTWYMEIGQGMGEALRIASERAGYTISDRATYLALSRSLLLDVLVEGDDGLRNVYSVITTARGRNRTGADSLAGWLAGADGQRRIGTFGAEQFGRSLFEPLAPAD is encoded by the coding sequence ATCCCGGGAAGAGCACTGAAGTCACGCGGGCAGGCGCTGCTCTGCGCCTGCCTGATTGCGCTCGCGGTCGCGTGTGAGTCCCGCGAGCGCGAGGTCATCCTCGCCTGCACGACGTCCGTCGAGGACAGCGGACTGCTCGATGCGCTGCTGCCGGCCTTCTCCACGCAACATCCCGGATACACTGTCAAAGTCATTGCCGTCGGGAGCGGCGAGGCGCTCGCGCTGGCGGAGCGTGGGGACGCGGACGTCGTCATTGCGCACTCGCCCCGGGCGGAGGAGCAGTTCATGGCTGAGGGCCACGGCCGTGAACGCACCGCGATCATGGCCAACGACTTCGTGCTGGTCGGCCCGGCTGCTGACCCGGCGCGCGTCCGGGGCCAGCCGGTCACGGATGCGCTGCGCAGCATCGCGCACGCCGCGGCTCCCTTCGTGTCGCGCGCCGACGATTCCGGCACGCACGCTCGCGAGCGCTCGCTCTGGCGCGAGGCGGGCGTCGAGCCCGCGGGCACCTGGTACATGGAGATCGGCCAGGGGATGGGCGAAGCACTGCGCATCGCGAGCGAGCGGGCGGGCTACACCATCAGCGATCGCGCGACGTACCTCGCGCTGTCGCGCAGCCTGCTGCTGGACGTCCTCGTCGAAGGCGACGATGGCCTGCGCAACGTCTACTCCGTGATCACGACGGCGCGCGGCCGCAACCGCACGGGCGCCGATTCGCTGGCTGGCTGGCTTGCCGGGGCGGATGGCCAGCGACGGATCGGTACGTTCGGTGCGGAGCAGTTCGGTCGCAGTCTCTTCGAGCCGCTCGCGCCAGCGGACTGA